CAATCGGCGTTTCTGTTAATGACCTACTCCaaaacacaagaggaggatgacgaagATTGCGACAGTGAATGCCAGAGCAAGAGAAAGGTGAGACAGTGACGTCAACCCCCTCCTCCCATTTTGTGGTTTTCCCACTctgcgacaaaaaaaaaacaggagtggATGAGACCAAGATGTAGTCGGTCGTGTTACAATGGCGACAACCATAACACTGTGTATTTTCCCCTCTGCACACCTGCAATACGTCACACTGGGGTTGTTGTTAAATCCTTGATTCCACCTTTGATCAAGGTTTCGACAACAGAACAGATTGTTGTTCTGCGGCTTTGCGGTCAGGTGTGGCgaaaatgcaatattggcatTGTGCTCGAACCTCTATTGCGCCCGCCTAAGgtgaaaaatgagcaaaagtTAAGTTCcaacaaatttcacaaaacctAGTGGGGAGGTGTTttagcccaagacgaacaaaaaagtcgaagGTGTTCTGATCGGTGAAAGCCACCATAGTTCTCAGGGAAGGACGAGGTGCTGCATTCTTTAGCTAATCCTCTTGAATATCAAAGTGTTGCGTAAGGCTGAACttcaacacaaccacacacacaggtacaggGTAAAGACGGACTGAAGACAACGCCTCATTAAGGAACCATGTTAAATGTGCaagtttaatatatttattacgTAATTCTAAACGAAAACCTCACATGCTGTTCTTGTTGATAGTCCCTTTGTAGAACTTTACGGCAATCAAAACTATCACTCTATTTGTTGTTATATGTGACAGATATTATGTTTAAGATAACctccagtctgtgtgtttggagcATGCGCTGATCTAATCAAAGCTCAGTTGGTATGAAAGCACTGTTGTCATCAAAGGGCAGTTTGTCATCAAAGCTCTGTTATATTTTAACCTTCATATGTGTCTTTGTCTAACTACTAATCATCAGAACccgtacgacttgtcggttttacaacctaactgtgtgtgtgtgtgaaataaatcttCATAAAGACATTCGAGTTGTTCCCGCTGCACTTGTTCTGGTtgccctttccagaagggattATTGAGCTGAACGGATCAGtcagtaaaaatctggacagTTGTAAAACCGTTGTCGGAGCCGAGTGCCGAGCGGAGAACGGCGATCGTGAAGGACCAGAACCAGAGACCCGTAGACGCTGGTGAAGTGGCCGTGAACCACTAAAACGGAGGAGCCGGAGCCAAGAGCTAACGGGGCCGTTAAAGGATGCCGCGGCCGTAAGGAAGGCTGTGAAGATCGCACAAGGAATACAGAGCTGATAAAGTGACCGTTCCTGGGCTGAAGAGCTAACCCGTTAAGCTACAAAACGTGCTACGGTAGAGCCTCACAGACTGTGACGTTGTGACCTGACGTTGACGGCTGGGGACGTCGTACCTGTTCTGGTtgccctttccagaagggattattgagctgaaaggatcagtcAGTGAAAATCTGGACACCTTTGTCGAGTCTCTATGAGGAATCTTCAGTATCATCAGTCTCACGTCAACAGACAATCAGTTGAGGGAGGgtgggtttttggtttttttctgaCATGGATCATTGATAGAGATCCAGTCAGTCAAGTAAACTCTTGGAGATACTTAATGAAATACAGTTGCACCCATATCAAGGATGGCATTCAAGGTCTCAGGACGTGTTTGTTCCTTGGTGATTTCATTGACCATTGTACTTGCAGTGCCATCATGGGATTATTGGCTGGAGAGCATCAGGTAAGTTGTATTTTATGGGAAAATTGAGAATAAATGTCTTTAGGTTTTATGTGCTGATTTGTTAcgttcaaataaatgtgtagcTGCTGGTTTATTATTTACCTGAAGTGTTGGATATATTGTTCATTAGTCAAATCTCCAAATTAGCTTGAGTACTTTCTTAGGAAATCCCAGAGAAAAGGACGTGTTAAAAGGTTCCATTTCACCGACAAAGGCTGCGACTCCCATGCCGCTACTCTCCAGAAGTTTCTTCAAAAGGCTTCCTCACTTTGATTTCGAGGAGGTTTATGACATGGACGCTAAGAGCAAACAGACGGTAAAGACCTTCTTTTAATGTGTCCGTTTTATTTGTAAGCTGCTTCTAGATAAACAtggacaaaatgtttttttctatacattttttgtacatttccaGACCTGTGCTCAGTCTCTGCGCAACTCTGAGGACCAGGACTTTAAGAAGGCTTTCCTTCCCAACATAGGATTGTTTCTGCACAAAGACAGTATTAACATGAGCAAGTGGAACCAACTCTCACATTTTAACAACCCATTTGGTTTCATGGAATTTCACCACGACGGTAGGTGACTGCATGTGTCCGTATGCAttttttagtgatttattttaacttgtCATTTTCTTAGAGCAATGCTCTACCTCTCTACCATCTTGTGGCTCTGGTAAAGGCTCCACTGGTTACTGTAACTGTTGTTTTGtagggtttttttggggggcgtTGATAATCTACAATTGATTGATACCAgacactcacatttaagaaagttaTTTAAAGTTACTTTATGTGTCATGAGCTTGTGAATAAATACCTAACAGAGCATTCTTGCTACCGCTGTATTCTTGGTTTGCAGATGTGATGCCTGCAGTGAAGTTGATCCCAAAGCCTATAGAACCTCTTCTCTCCCCAAAGCCAGGCAGTGGTGGCTGTGTGCGCTGTGCAGTGGTGGGCGGTGCAGGGATCCTCAATGGCTCTAAAATGGGGAAAGAGATTGATTCACACGATTATGTTTTTCGGTGAGAAAGTGTCAAATGAAGTCAGTCTGGCTGCCAGATTTGGTGAGGACACAAATTCATAGTCACTTCACAGAGTCAAAAATACAAAGCAGCCACATGCACTGCAACGTTTGATAAAGTCTCAAAAGTATGACTTTAATAACTTAGAATTGGACTTTATTCTGCACTTTTGAGGGGTTTTCTCAACATTTCAACtgcattttgaaaaataaatacttctACTTCTCCATATTATTTTGTAGGAGAacatattttgacttttttaaattctaAGGAAGATCTTATAGTGGAAAAAATGTTTGTCTGCCTGCTATCAGATGACAGGAACACTATGTCCTTGTTTTCagtaatcatcatcatcagcttaGAGAAGATAAGAAAATACCAGTTAAACTACCAGTTCTACATTGTTAAGACTGTGGGAACAAAAAGCAGGTATTGCAACATGGGAGCAgcactttgtctttgtgaatATTGTACATATACAGTGACACATAAGTATGTTACCTATATGTAATGTTGTATATTCCACATTTTGTTCCAATAcctgtattatttttttatggttGTAGTCGTCTTTATCATTTATCTATCGCGTCTTTTAAAAAGGATTCAGCCCACGTGGATGAAACCACAGAATAAAAGATGACCCATGAGTCTTAACTATTCTTACATTGTTTGTAATAATACCAATATTTCCATGTGATACTTTTTGCTGCAGGTCCTGATGTGTGACCAACCATCTAACTTGATTGTGAAACTCAGGTAAATTCAGCAACGCGTCGATTTAAACGATGGCTTGACTGTGGCGTTTTTACGTGACAGGATGAACGGTGCAGTCATCAAAGGGTATGAAGAGGACGTAGGGAACAGAACGTCGGTGTACGTTCACACAGCTCACTCCATCACTACGTCACTGTATGTCTTCAAGCAGTACGGCTACACATCGGTCCCTGCTGACGAGGTGCTGAAACTCAGGCGAGAGCATTGCCTTATTGTGATGGCTTACGCCTACCACACAGACACTGATCTGTCCTCTGCTTTCTTTTCCCAGGATATAAAATTTGTGCTGATTCCTGAAGGAATGAGGGATTTCATTTGGCTCGAGTCTCTTCTCAAAGGggaaaaaattacaaaaaactcTTATAGAAATGCGGTGTAAGTAATGACTATATATTGTCATTGGAGAACCTCTTTTAGAAGCTGCAAGATTACTGGAAAAATTGCTTGTTGTTGAGTTTAATCCACAGGTTGTTCAAATACTCACGTTTTCTTACACTCAACTCTTATCTCTGAATGGCTCTGCTAATATCGAGAGTCTCCTTTTTAAACCCCATCCCTCACTGATCAAACATCTGCAGAAGAAGTAGAAGTACTATGAGCAGTTGTTCAGTTTTAGATGTCAGCAGAAATTTTGCCTGGATCCCCTGATGATTCAAACATAATTTGAGAGAACTCACACGTCTCATCATGTTATTCTGCAGGTATTACAACTATACTCTTGTATTTTAAACCTCCAGACCAAGGAATTACTATGCCGGGAGGTACAATGAGAGCCGCTTCTATGTTCTGCACCAGGACTTTCTCAGATATGTGCGAAACAGGTAAACCTCCTTTCACCAATACACAAATGTCATACTTTTCATGGTTTCACACAAAGATGCGGCCCAAATGGTTCCAAGAAATGTTAATTAGAGACAGATATTCCACTATGGCAATAACAAAGCAATAACAATAGCAAAATATGAGATTAAAGGaatatgtaaaaatgactgAGGGGTATTGATGCCACaccagcaaaataaaaacattacattacattacattacatgtcatttagcagacgcttttatccaaagcgacttacaaaagtgcatttaaacatttgggtacaaataagagctagaagtaagtaagagcttcaagtagaacaaactatgaagtgctagtcataagtgcaatacaatttttttttttttgtcgtcttagtcgaggtagagtcggaacaaatgtgtttttagtcggcgtcggaagatgtggaggctttcagctgtccggatgtcgatggggagatcgttccaccatttgggagcgaggacagtgaacagtctcgagttctgcgagtgcctctgtgatcctctcagtgagggagcagcaagccggtttgtcgaacAAACAGATCCTATCACGTTATATGTGATAAGCTTAttgttaaaacatacatttcacattttaatgttatagTACATCATTCGTTCTCCTATCAAACTATAACGTTATAATGTGAAACCTATGTTtcaataaatagttttttttgcaatatatatatgtatttcttCGAAAAGAAATCAATTGATTGTacaataaatactttattacaCAAAACATATACTGTTTTCACGAAAAATTATCACGTATAACTTGAAACCTGCATTGTTTTGACAATAAAATGATCACGTATAACATAAAACTATTATTGTTTTACAATAAGCTTATCGCATATAACGCGTAAcgaatattgttttaatttatcaCGTATAACATGAAACTTCTATTGTTTCAACGATTAACTTATCCTGTATAGCGCGCAACGTATATTGTTTCAACAATTAACTTAACTTACGTGAAATCACGTACAATGcaaaatgacattgttttaaCAATCACACATTTGTACCAGGTTCTTACTGTCTGCTCAATTGAACAACTCATACTGGGCCATTGTCAGACCAACCAATGGGGCGTTCACTCTCTTCCTGGCTCTGCACACCTGTGACACAGTAAGTTACCGTTTAAGCAAGTCCTCATGCGACCCACAGGTATCTTACCTTAATTAAAAccatattattaaaaataataataattacaggaGTGGGCATCACAGACTGTGCCACGCTGTGTTTGGAAACTAAATAATAGATAAAGCAgcctgaattctgacttttgtaTCAGAGTTTATCCGAAATATCAGAATTCAGAGATTATTGTAAGAATTCGGAGATAAATCAATGCACAGGTGCGATATTCACGACTGAAAAGGTCCATCAGGCAGGGGAGTCAGGGTATTAGCAGGTTTGAAGGTCGTCAGGTCGAGgcttggatgactatccttggtgACTACGTCTTCTGttgaggaaatgttttttttctgcttggtgagtggggcttaatactccacctactggtgggttTGTTTACtccctgactctctctctctctctctctgtcctcaggtcAGTGCATATGGATTCATGACCGAGAACTTTGAGAAATACTCCAACTACTATGTacaaagaaatattaaaacCAGGGTTATATTCTATGCCAACCACGACTATTATCAGGAGATGAGAATGTGGAAAAAACTGCACCAGagcaaaatattaaaactgtaTGAACGACTGGAATCAGAGAGTGTGACTGAGAAGCCACACTGACACCGTGACTCTGATAGTTACAGGATGGTTAAAGGTTAGggataaatgtttaaatcaatgGAGTGCAAtataaattaagttttaatattattattgttgttgtaggACAGTTTACAGATCGAGGCCAACTTAAAAACTAGAGTGGGTAACTTTCAGTTGAAAATAAACAGCCATTACAGTGAGTTTCTCAGAGATTCTAGCAATAAATTCAACTCCGGTAAAATCCAGTCGCCGACTGAAGAcgcccacagtggacaaagtCAATGTCGTCTTTTTAAGTTTCGATGCTAACTGAAGGGTATATAGATTCTCCAACAACTAGGGTGAAGTGAGGGGTTTTTAAGCCAGTGATTAAACTTTTATTGCTGTATGTTTTCATGGTTGGATGTTTTGTATGTTAATGGGACACTTGAATTTCCCCAAGGAGATGAATAAAGTTAATCTAATCTGATCGAATCTATTCAGTTGCAGCTTCAATGATAAATGTTGTTAGATTtgacacactgcacctttaatgcCATCCACAGCCTTGCTCTGCTTATTCAGCTGAGATTTTGAGATCTGGCCATCAGCCAGTTCAAAAAGGTAGTTTTTAAAACATTCGCAACCAAGGAGTTTGATAAACCTGTAGTAGAATGTAAAGCAAAGTTGGTCATAATCTCAGAACAATTCATGCTCACAgtatgtgaatttgtgtgaaAACTTGTACAAGAACATCCAAGTTTGAGATCACAGAGATGGACGCAGCCTTTACAAACGACTAAGTGAGGTTCAAGTCCCTAACTTCAGTCTTTAATCGTCCAGATTGCTATTGTTCTTTGTTTCTCTACAGAAAAGTTTTTAACTtcacaacaaaagcagcagaaagaCGCCATGGAGAGCATGATCAAATACTTTTCTCTCGTAAATTTGTATCTGCCCAAACACAAAAGTCTCCGGCGACAGTGGTTGTTATTATCATAGCGCGTCTGTT
The DNA window shown above is from Solea senegalensis isolate Sse05_10M linkage group LG5, IFAPA_SoseM_1, whole genome shotgun sequence and carries:
- the LOC122769459 gene encoding alpha-N-acetylgalactosaminide alpha-2,6-sialyltransferase 1-like is translated as MGLLAGEHQAATPMPLLSRSFFKRLPHFDFEEVYDMDAKSKQTTCAQSLRNSEDQDFKKAFLPNIGLFLHKDSINMSKWNQLSHFNNPFGFMEFHHDDVMPAVKLIPKPIEPLLSPKPGSGGCVRCAVVGGAGILNGSKMGKEIDSHDYVFRMNGAVIKGYEEDVGNRTSVYVHTAHSITTSLYVFKQYGYTSVPADEDIKFVLIPEGMRDFIWLESLLKGEKITKNSYRNAVPRNYYAGRYNESRFYVLHQDFLRYVRNRFLLSAQLNNSYWAIVRPTNGAFTLFLALHTCDTVSAYGFMTENFEKYSNYYVQRNIKTRVIFYANHDYYQEMRMWKKLHQSKILKLYERLESESVTEKPH